The following coding sequences are from one Triticum aestivum cultivar Chinese Spring chromosome 5A, IWGSC CS RefSeq v2.1, whole genome shotgun sequence window:
- the LOC123102083 gene encoding uncharacterized protein, with amino-acid sequence MLAMRWPWPPAARKFSVRLVVRRAEGLPPAPATDADAEARMAVELKWKGPKARWKGLRVCRNRTRLEAPAPAVDAEPSAAAVAWDEEFEDVVTLTAASHRKPAAAFHPWDLSFSVLNDSNKGPKGELILGTASLNLADYTSAPEEEIEIILPLSVPNGTPESSPSLHLTLSLVELRLPQQSSDAAQRSVACVPLSPSSGDSVPSGKDEHSVIKAGLRKVKIITDLVSTRRSKKAKREDDSSDKYVHSDGAEYPCVIDSDDDLDDRQRDDDFGGSTVRKSFSYGSLQSVNVAGGLFYAHARIDGEHEDWIYYSHRKSDAGYHVEKEPSSTSEENSSVVIPRKRSILPWRKVKLPKKGEPLLKNKNGEEGGDDIDYDRRLLTSSDESVSGGSSGSVSTMESVFGDDNFVVGNWESKEVLSRDGHLKLSTQVFFASIDQRSERAAGESACTALVAVIADWFQANQELMPIRSQFDSLIREGSLEWRKLCENETYRERFPDKHFDLETVLHAKIRPLTVAPSKSFVGFFQPESAEDGSGFDFLDGAMSFDNIWEEISQAAEASTEKPTLYVVSWNDHFFVLKVEADAYYIIDTLGERLYEGCNQAYILKFDDSTTIHKEPAEKKEGSPDSSAHHKDSAESSSTEQDSGTDDTEETELVVLKGKEACKEYIKSFLAAIPIRELQADIKKGLMASTPLHHRLQIEFHYTEACPREITLPAAQAPAIEAPFEFCWPDPPPAMEFPLAPAVAVV; translated from the exons ATGTTGGCGATGCGGTGGCCGtggccgccggcggcgaggaagTTCAGCGTGCGGCTGGTGGTGCGGCGGGCGGAGGGCCTGCCCCCTGCCCCCGCGACGGACGCCGATGCCGAGGCCAGGATGGCCGTCGAGCTCAAGTGGAAGGGCCCCAAGGCCAGGTGGAAGGGCCTCCGGGTCTGCCGCAACCGCACGCGCCTggaggcgccggcgccggcggtggATGCGGAGCCCTCCGCGGCGGCCGTGGCGTGGGACGAGGAGTTCGAGGACGTGGTCACCCTCACCGCGGCCTCGCACCGCAAGCCCGCCGCCGCGTTCCACCCCTGGGACCTCTCCTTCTCCGTCCTCAAT GATTCAAATAAAGGCCCAAAAGGTGAATTAATTTTGGGAACTGCATCACTGAACCTAGCAGATTACACATCTGCTCCTGAAGAGGAAATCGAGATCATCCTCCCATTATCGGTGCCCAATGGCACACCTGAGTCTTCCCCATCACTTCAT CTCACTCTGAGTTTGGTGGAACTAAGACTTCCTCAGCAATCATCAGATGCAGCACAGCGTTCTGTTGCTTGTGTCCCATTGTCACCATCTTCTGGTGACTCTGTTCCTTCTGGAAAAGATGAGCATTCTGTTATTAAAGCTGGGCTGAGAAAGGTGAAAATCATCACAGATCTTGTGTCGACTCGGAGGTCTAAGAAGGCTAAGAGAGAGGATGACAGCAGTGATAAGTATGTTCATAGTGACGGCGCCGAATACCCTTGTGTTATTGACTctgatgatgatctagatgatagACAGAGGGATGATGACTTTGGGGGTTCAACTGTCAGGAAGTCCTTCAGCTACGGTTCGCTGCAGTCTGTGAATGTAGCTGGTGGCCTCTTTTATGCACATGCAAGGATTGATGGAGAGCATGAGGACTGGATATATTACAGTCACCGTAAATCTGACGCCGGCTATCATGTAGAGAAAGAGCCATCATCCACTTCGGAGGAGAATTCCTCTGTAGTTATTCCGCGAAAAAGGAGCATACTTCCTTGGAGAAAGGTCAAACTGCCGAAGAAAGGGGAACCCTTGTTGAAGAACAAGAATGGCGAAGAGGGTGGCGATGATATTGACTATGATCGTCGGCTATTAACCTCTTCTGATGAATCCGTTTCTGGG GGATCAAGTGGTTCTGTTAGTACTATGGAGTCAGTATTTGGCGATGACAATTTTGTTGTGGGGAACTGGGAGTCAAAGGAGGTACTTAGTCGTGATGGGCATTTGAAGCTTTCCACCCAGGTGTTCTTCGCATCAATAGACCAGAGGAGTGAACGGGCTGCCGGGGAGAGTGCCTGCACCGCACTGGTGGCTGTCATCGCGGACTGGTTCCAGGCAAACCAGGAGCTGATGCCAATCCGCTCACAGTTTGACAGCCTCATCCGAGAAGGATCTCTAGAGTGGAGgaaactttgtgagaatgagaCCTATAGAGAGCGCTTCCCCGACAAGCACTTTGATCTTGAGACAGTACTTCATGCCAAGATCCGCCCACTCACAGTTGCTCCTAGCAAGTCATTCGTTGGGTTTTTCCAGCCTGAAAGTGCAGAGGATGGCAGTGGGTTTGACTTCCTTGATGGTGCCATGTCCTTCGATAACATCTGGGAAGAGATCAGCCAAGCAGCGGAGGCTTCCACTGAGAAGCCTACTCTTTATGTTGTCAGCTGGAACGACCATTTTTTTGTTCTCAAGGTCGAGGCTGACGCATATTACATCATTGATACGCTTGGTGAGAGGCTGTATGAAGGTTGCAACCAGGCATACATCTTGAAGTTCGACGACAGCACCACAATTCACAAAGAGCCAGCCGAAAAGAAAGAAGGCAGCCCTGATTCCAGCGCGCACCACAAGGATTCTGCGGAAAGCTCCTCCACCGAGCAGGACAGCGGAACCGACGACACCGAGGAGACCGAGCTCGTCGTGCTCAAGGGCAAGGAGGCATGCAAGGAGTACATCAAGAGCTTCCTGGCCGCCATCCCGATCCGGGAGCTgcaggccgacatcaagaaggGGCTCATGGCGTCGACGCCGCTGCACCACCGCCTCCAGATCGAGTTCCACTACACCGAGGCATGCCCCAGAGAGATCACCCTCCCGGCGGCCCAGGCCCCCGCGATCGAAGCCCCCTTCGAGTTTTGCTGGCCCGACCCGCCGCCCGCCATGGAGTTTCCCCTGGCACCTGCAGTCGCCGTTGTATAG
- the LOC123106400 gene encoding DIMBOA UDP-glucosyltransferase BX8 yields MATQEKEEAPHAVGRRVVLFPLPFQGHLSPMLQLAELLRARGLPVTVLHTDFNAPDPTRHPELAFVPIHEALPTSATSPDADIVAQLLALNSGCEAPFREALASLLRREDVACAVVDGQWYAALGAASALGVPVLALRTDSAATFGSLLAFPRLRDAGYVPIKEERRDELVPELEPLRVRDLIRIDGSDVDALCGFISRVADAARASASGVVLNSFDAIEAPELARIEKELSCPAFAVGPLHRMCPGPAPAEHGLHAPDRGCLAWLDAHPARSVLYVSLGSVARVDRGVFEEMAWGLAGSGVPFLWVVRPGSVRGGGADEPPNGLDEEARSRGKVVAWAPQLEVLAHEAVGAFWTHCGWNSTLESVCAGVPMLAQPCFADQTVNARYVTHRWGVGLEVGDVIDRVRVAERVRMVMLGEEGDRAREKVRDLKLQADQCVAASLAVDNLVRYVLSL; encoded by the exons ATGGCGACGCAAGAAAAAGAAGAGGCACCCCACGCCGTCGGCCGCCGGGTCGTCTTGTTCCCGCTGCCGTTCCAGGGCCACCTCAGCCCCATGCTCCAGCTGGCCGAGCTCCTCCGCGCCCGCGGCCTGCCCGTCACCGTCCTCCACACCGACTTCAACGCGCCTGACCCTACACGGCACCCAGAGCTTGCCTTCGTCCCGATCCACGAGGCGCTTCCCACCTCAGCCACCTCCCCCGACGCCGACATCGTCGCGCAGCTCCTGGCCCTCAACAGCGGTTGCGAGGCGCCCTTCCGGGAGGCCCTGGCATCGCTGCTGCGCCGCGAGGACGTGGCCTGCGCCGTCGTCGACGGGCAGTGGTACGCGGCGCTGGGGGCGGCGAGCGCGCTCGGCGTCCCCGTGCTCGCGCTCCGCACGGACAGCGCCGCCACGTTCGGCAGCTTGCTTGCGTTCCCTCGGCTGCGCGACGCCGGCTACGTCCCAATCAAAG AGGAGCGACGGGACGAGCTTGTGCCGGAGCTGGAGCCGCTCCGCGTGCGCGACCTCATCCGCATCGACGGCAGCGACGTGGACGCGCTGTGCGGCTTCATCTCCCGCGTCGCCGACGCCGCGCGGGCCTCCGCGTCAGGGGTCGTGCTCAACTCGTTCGACGCCATCGAGGCGCCGGAGCTGGCCAGGATAGAGAAGGAGCTGTCCTGTCCGGCGTTCGCGGTCGGCCCGCTGCACAGGATGTGCCCCGGGCCGGCACCGGCGGAGCACGGCCTGCACGCGCCAGACCGCGGCTGCCTGGCGTGGCTGGACGCGCACCCGGCGCGCTCCGTGCTGTACGTGAGCCTGGGGAGCGTCGCTCGCGTCGACCGCGGCGTGTTCGAGGAGATGGCGTGGGGGCTGGCGGGCAGCGGCGTGCCGTTCCTGTGGGTCGTCCGGCCCGGCTCCGTtcgcggcggcggcgccgacgaaCCACCCAACGGGCTCGACGAGGAAGCCAGGAGCAGGGGGAAGGTGGTGGCATGGGCGCCGCAGCTGGAGGTCCTGGCCCACGAGGCCGTCGGCGCCTTCTGGACGCACTGCGGCTGGAACTCAACGCTGGAGAGCGTGTGCGCCGGCGTGCCGATGCTCGCGCAGCCGTGCTTCGCGGACCAGACGGTGAACGCGAGGTACGTGACGCACCGGTGGGGCGTCGGGCTGGAGGTGGGAGACGTGATCGacagggtcagggtcgccgagagGGTGAGGATGGTGATGCTCGGGGAAGAAGGGGATCGGGCGAGGGAGAAGGTGCGTGACCTCAAGCTGCAAGCAGACCAGTGTGTTGCTGCTAGTTTGGCCGTCGACAATCTCGTGCGGTACGTGCTGTCACTCTGA